From one Plantibacter flavus genomic stretch:
- a CDS encoding GntR family transcriptional regulator gives METLERTGLTGAAVNELREAILEGRLVQGERLSEVNLSTTLGVSRAPVREALLHLEQEGLVVSLPYKGASVVTLSPQDFLELSTLRTALERLAWSRAIERTGDDEVAAMRAIIEEMRVAVETDQKAKLVRLDIDFHDQVFLLADHSRLYTAWQAIKWQVALFLLTRRVKVDDYHSIIVQEHTELLDLLVERRSGAIDETIERHIGSGYGRVSERLAGDARAAASDGAVVEPV, from the coding sequence ATGGAAACTCTCGAACGAACCGGCTTGACAGGAGCCGCGGTCAACGAGCTGCGGGAGGCGATCCTCGAGGGTCGCCTCGTCCAAGGTGAACGCCTCAGCGAGGTCAATCTGTCGACCACCCTCGGCGTCAGCCGCGCCCCGGTGCGAGAAGCCCTCCTCCACCTCGAGCAGGAGGGGCTCGTCGTGTCTCTCCCGTACAAGGGAGCGTCGGTCGTCACGCTGTCACCACAGGACTTCCTCGAGTTGTCCACGCTCCGCACCGCCCTCGAACGGCTCGCCTGGTCGCGTGCGATCGAACGCACCGGCGACGACGAGGTCGCGGCCATGCGCGCGATCATCGAGGAGATGCGTGTCGCCGTGGAGACGGACCAGAAGGCGAAGCTCGTCCGACTCGACATCGACTTCCACGACCAGGTGTTCCTCCTGGCCGACCACTCACGGCTCTACACCGCCTGGCAGGCCATCAAGTGGCAGGTCGCGCTCTTCCTGCTCACCCGGCGTGTGAAGGTGGACGACTACCACAGCATCATCGTGCAGGAGCACACCGAACTCCTCGACCTGCTCGTCGAACGGCGTTCGGGTGCGATCGACGAGACCATCGAGCGGCACATCGGTTCCGGGTACGGGCGGGTCAGCGAACGACTGGCCGGAGACGCCCGCGCTGCTGCAAGCGACGGAGCGGTCGTCGAACCGGTGTGA
- a CDS encoding ABC transporter substrate-binding protein → MLKRHAALAIAAASALMLSGCAAGSTERTTVTVRVWDSAVADAYETSFAAFERENPDIRVRVDVVEWADYWTKLRTDVAADSAPDVFWLNNSYLAGYADSGSVLDVGQTLGKDASKDWAPSVVSQFTRNDKLWAVPQLSDAGIAVYYNADLLDAAGVKPAELGEATWSPDATKDTFLPLAKKLTKDAAGVSADQPGFNPGAPATYGTGLGYDLQAVLLPFIGSNGGKYQDGDDFAFNDPKTSESVSYLVNAINGTKVAPPAASTNADGDFARDAFIQGKVAMFQSGLYSLKAVHDGADFRWGVAELPAGPRARSASRTGSPQRATRPPSTPTR, encoded by the coding sequence ATGCTCAAGAGACACGCCGCCCTCGCGATCGCGGCCGCCTCCGCCCTGATGCTGAGCGGTTGCGCAGCCGGATCCACGGAGCGCACGACGGTCACCGTGCGCGTCTGGGATTCCGCCGTCGCCGACGCCTATGAGACCTCGTTCGCCGCCTTCGAGCGCGAGAACCCCGACATCCGCGTCCGCGTCGACGTCGTCGAATGGGCCGACTACTGGACGAAGCTCCGCACCGACGTCGCGGCGGACAGCGCTCCAGACGTCTTCTGGTTGAACAACTCCTATCTCGCCGGGTACGCGGACAGCGGGAGCGTGCTCGACGTCGGGCAGACGCTCGGCAAGGACGCCTCGAAGGACTGGGCACCGAGCGTGGTCAGCCAGTTCACCCGGAACGACAAGCTCTGGGCCGTTCCGCAGCTGTCCGACGCCGGTATCGCGGTCTACTACAACGCCGACCTCCTCGACGCGGCCGGCGTGAAGCCCGCCGAACTCGGGGAGGCGACCTGGTCGCCCGATGCGACGAAGGACACCTTCCTGCCCCTGGCGAAGAAGCTGACGAAGGACGCGGCCGGGGTCTCGGCCGACCAGCCCGGCTTCAACCCCGGGGCGCCCGCGACCTACGGCACCGGCCTCGGGTACGACCTGCAGGCCGTGCTGCTGCCGTTCATCGGCTCGAACGGCGGGAAGTACCAGGACGGCGACGACTTCGCGTTCAACGACCCGAAGACGAGCGAGTCCGTGAGCTACCTCGTGAACGCGATCAACGGCACCAAGGTCGCCCCGCCGGCCGCCTCCACGAACGCCGACGGTGACTTCGCCCGCGACGCCTTCATCCAGGGCAAGGTCGCGATGTTCCAGTCGGGGCTCTACAGCCTGAAGGCCGTGCACGACGGCGCCGACTTCCGCTGGGGTGTCGCCGAGCTCCCGGCCGGCCCGCGGGCAAGGTCAGCGTCACGAACGGGATCGCCGCAGCGGGCAACGCGGCCACCAAGCACCCCGACCAGGTGA